Proteins from a genomic interval of Poecile atricapillus isolate bPoeAtr1 chromosome 1, bPoeAtr1.hap1, whole genome shotgun sequence:
- the ALKBH8 gene encoding alkylated DNA repair protein alkB homolog 8 isoform X1, with product MEIKSSEDHLKVQKMKKKVLRKQVRAQHTLMRHEGIKCVSHATQSLVIANAGLGNGMSRQQLLRILEEYGAMEILLMPPNKPYSFVKYRTTEEAMKAFNALNGKEVTLEDCGQNIVLYINFVEKVSLQTAVPTSLPPGLMVIEKIISPEEERRMLESIDWKGDEDTQNAQKTLKHRRVKHFGYEFRYDNNNVDKDKPLPGGLPEICNPFLEKCLKQGYIKHKPDQLTVNQYEPGQGIPPHTDTHSAFEDEIISLSLGAEIVMDFKHPDGHTVAIMLPRCSLLVMTGESRYLWTHGITPRKYDVIQASELGHKVRTITADVGDLTLNRRETRTSFTFRKVRRSPCNCIYPSVCDSQKGQQKPTQPSFPQDEREASKLEQEYVHKVYEEIATHFSSTRHSPWPRIVEFLRSLPTGSIVADIGCGNGKYLGINEDLYMVGCDRSKNLVDICGEKHFQAFVCDALSVPIRSGSCDACISIAVIHHFSTAERRLATIRELARLLRPGGTALIYVWAMEQEYKNQKSKYLKDKNGSKNKNKEMNTGTAQRPLSGQAPDNSSQDSAWSDQHLNDLTDESCGAKPVTDFRLPVHTNRTSFHSQDLLVPWHLKGGTKKEESVATELVSGGSKESQELSPVFHRYYHVFCEGELEAVCRSLDCVKVQNSYYDQGNWCVILEKL from the exons TGAAGATCATTTGAAAGtccagaaaatgaagaagaaggTATTGAGGAAGCAGGTCAGAGCTCAACATACATTGATGAGACATGAGGGCATAAAGTGCGTCTCCCATGCCACACAG AGCCTGGTTATTGCCAATGCTGGTCTTGGTAATGGGATGAGTAGACAGCAATTGCTCAGGATACTAGAAGAATATGGAGCAATGGAAATACTCTTAATGCCACCAAATAAACCATATTCATTTGTGAAATATAGGACAACAGAAGAAGCCATGAAAGCCTTTAATGCCCTTAATGGAAAGGAAGTAACACTGGAAGACTGTGGCCAGAATATTGTTCTGTATATTAATTTTGTGGAAAAAG TTTCTTTGCAAACTGCTGTTCCTACAAGCTTGCCTCCAGGCTTAATGGTAATTGAAAAGATTATTTctccagaggaagaaaggaggaTGTTGGAAAGTATTGACTGGAAAGGAGATGAAGATACTCAGAATG CCCAGAAGACTTTAAAGCATAGAAGAGTAAAGCATTTTGGATATGAGTTTCGCTATGATAACAATAATGTTGATAAAGACAAACCATTACCTGGAG GTCTTCCTGAAATTTGCAACCCATTCTTGGAGAAGTGCTTAAAGCAGGGATATATCAAACATAAACCTGATCAACTGACTGTAAATCAGTATGAGCCTGGACAAG gaatTCCCCCTCATACTGATACACATTCTGCTTTTGAAGATGAAATAATCTCTCTCAGTTTGGGAGCTGAG atTGTGATGGATTTCAAACACCCCGATGGCCATACAGTAGCAATTATGCTGCCCCGATGCAGTTTATTGGTGATGACTGGAGAATCCAGATACCTGTGGACACATGG AATCACACCCAGAAAATATGATGTTATTCAAGCATCAGAACTTGGGCACAAAGTTAGAACAATCACTGCTGATGTTGGAGATTTAACATTAAATCGAAGGGAAACAAGGACGTCATTTACATTCAGGAAAGTGAGGAGAAGCCCTTGCAATTGCA TTTACCCATCTGTCTGTGACAGCCAGAAAGGACAGCAAAAACCAACGCAACCTTCATTTCCACAGGATGAGAGGGAGGCCTCAAAGCTGGAACAAGAATATGTACACAAGGTGTATGAAGAGATTGCCACACACTTCAGCAGTACCAGGCATAGCCCATGGCCCCGAATCGTAGAGTTTCTCAGGTCCCTGCCAACAGGTTCAATAGTGGCTGATATTGGTTGTGGTAACGGGAAGTACCTTGGCATCAATGAGGATTTGTACATG GTTGGCTGTGATCGCAGCAAAAACCTggtggatatttgtggagaaaaacatttccaggcaTTTGTCTGTGATGCCTTGTCAGTGCCAATCCGCAGTGGTTCTTGTGATGCCTGCATCTCTATTGCTGTAATCCACCACTTCTCAACAGCA GAGCGGAGACTGGCTACTATCCGGGAATTAGCTCGGCTTCTAAGACCTGGTGGAACAGCACTCATTTATGTCTGGGCAATGGAACAAGAATACAAAAACCAGAAGTCTAAATACCTTAAGGATAAGAATGGtagtaaaaacaaaaacaaggaaaTGAATACTGGAACAGCCCAGAGACCACTTAGTGGTCAAGCGCCTGATAACAGCAGCCAAGACTCAGCATGGTCTGACCAACACCTTAATGACTTGACGGATGAAAGCTGTGGTGCCAAGCCAGTAACAGACTTCAGACTGCCTGTTCACACTAACAGAACCTCCTTTCACTCTCAAGATTTGCTGGTTCCCTGGCACCTGAAAGGTGGTACTAAAAAGGAGGAAAGTGTTGCTACAGAGTTGGTTTCAGGTGGCTCCAAAGAATCGCAAGAACTCAGCCCTGTTTTCCACCGCTATTACCATGtgttctgtgaaggggaatTGGAAGCCGTGTGCAGATCCCTGGATTGTGTAAAGGTGCAGAACAGTTACTATGATCAGGGAAACTGGTGTGTGATTCTAGAGAAATTGTAG
- the ALKBH8 gene encoding alkylated DNA repair protein alkB homolog 8 isoform X2 encodes MPHRTTEEAMKAFNALNGKEVTLEDCGQNIVLYINFVEKVSLQTAVPTSLPPGLMVIEKIISPEEERRMLESIDWKGDEDTQNAQKTLKHRRVKHFGYEFRYDNNNVDKDKPLPGGLPEICNPFLEKCLKQGYIKHKPDQLTVNQYEPGQGIPPHTDTHSAFEDEIISLSLGAEIVMDFKHPDGHTVAIMLPRCSLLVMTGESRYLWTHGITPRKYDVIQASELGHKVRTITADVGDLTLNRRETRTSFTFRKVRRSPCNCIYPSVCDSQKGQQKPTQPSFPQDEREASKLEQEYVHKVYEEIATHFSSTRHSPWPRIVEFLRSLPTGSIVADIGCGNGKYLGINEDLYMVGCDRSKNLVDICGEKHFQAFVCDALSVPIRSGSCDACISIAVIHHFSTAERRLATIRELARLLRPGGTALIYVWAMEQEYKNQKSKYLKDKNGSKNKNKEMNTGTAQRPLSGQAPDNSSQDSAWSDQHLNDLTDESCGAKPVTDFRLPVHTNRTSFHSQDLLVPWHLKGGTKKEESVATELVSGGSKESQELSPVFHRYYHVFCEGELEAVCRSLDCVKVQNSYYDQGNWCVILEKL; translated from the exons ATGCCACACAG GACAACAGAAGAAGCCATGAAAGCCTTTAATGCCCTTAATGGAAAGGAAGTAACACTGGAAGACTGTGGCCAGAATATTGTTCTGTATATTAATTTTGTGGAAAAAG TTTCTTTGCAAACTGCTGTTCCTACAAGCTTGCCTCCAGGCTTAATGGTAATTGAAAAGATTATTTctccagaggaagaaaggaggaTGTTGGAAAGTATTGACTGGAAAGGAGATGAAGATACTCAGAATG CCCAGAAGACTTTAAAGCATAGAAGAGTAAAGCATTTTGGATATGAGTTTCGCTATGATAACAATAATGTTGATAAAGACAAACCATTACCTGGAG GTCTTCCTGAAATTTGCAACCCATTCTTGGAGAAGTGCTTAAAGCAGGGATATATCAAACATAAACCTGATCAACTGACTGTAAATCAGTATGAGCCTGGACAAG gaatTCCCCCTCATACTGATACACATTCTGCTTTTGAAGATGAAATAATCTCTCTCAGTTTGGGAGCTGAG atTGTGATGGATTTCAAACACCCCGATGGCCATACAGTAGCAATTATGCTGCCCCGATGCAGTTTATTGGTGATGACTGGAGAATCCAGATACCTGTGGACACATGG AATCACACCCAGAAAATATGATGTTATTCAAGCATCAGAACTTGGGCACAAAGTTAGAACAATCACTGCTGATGTTGGAGATTTAACATTAAATCGAAGGGAAACAAGGACGTCATTTACATTCAGGAAAGTGAGGAGAAGCCCTTGCAATTGCA TTTACCCATCTGTCTGTGACAGCCAGAAAGGACAGCAAAAACCAACGCAACCTTCATTTCCACAGGATGAGAGGGAGGCCTCAAAGCTGGAACAAGAATATGTACACAAGGTGTATGAAGAGATTGCCACACACTTCAGCAGTACCAGGCATAGCCCATGGCCCCGAATCGTAGAGTTTCTCAGGTCCCTGCCAACAGGTTCAATAGTGGCTGATATTGGTTGTGGTAACGGGAAGTACCTTGGCATCAATGAGGATTTGTACATG GTTGGCTGTGATCGCAGCAAAAACCTggtggatatttgtggagaaaaacatttccaggcaTTTGTCTGTGATGCCTTGTCAGTGCCAATCCGCAGTGGTTCTTGTGATGCCTGCATCTCTATTGCTGTAATCCACCACTTCTCAACAGCA GAGCGGAGACTGGCTACTATCCGGGAATTAGCTCGGCTTCTAAGACCTGGTGGAACAGCACTCATTTATGTCTGGGCAATGGAACAAGAATACAAAAACCAGAAGTCTAAATACCTTAAGGATAAGAATGGtagtaaaaacaaaaacaaggaaaTGAATACTGGAACAGCCCAGAGACCACTTAGTGGTCAAGCGCCTGATAACAGCAGCCAAGACTCAGCATGGTCTGACCAACACCTTAATGACTTGACGGATGAAAGCTGTGGTGCCAAGCCAGTAACAGACTTCAGACTGCCTGTTCACACTAACAGAACCTCCTTTCACTCTCAAGATTTGCTGGTTCCCTGGCACCTGAAAGGTGGTACTAAAAAGGAGGAAAGTGTTGCTACAGAGTTGGTTTCAGGTGGCTCCAAAGAATCGCAAGAACTCAGCCCTGTTTTCCACCGCTATTACCATGtgttctgtgaaggggaatTGGAAGCCGTGTGCAGATCCCTGGATTGTGTAAAGGTGCAGAACAGTTACTATGATCAGGGAAACTGGTGTGTGATTCTAGAGAAATTGTAG